The Bremerella cremea genome window below encodes:
- a CDS encoding carboxypeptidase-like regulatory domain-containing protein, whose amino-acid sequence MIRYFCLTLLAAALATTMGCFGPQLDKIPVTGVVKLEGQPLPNVEVTFVSDSNPLAFGITDENGAYTMATRRYGEGVAPGKYMVKILEIPAGANGNPGTKVKFPSVYSQKGVEVVTVAQDGQTVFEFDLSSKPPKSKGNHDETQIEAAEE is encoded by the coding sequence ATGATTCGCTACTTCTGTTTGACCCTGCTCGCGGCAGCGTTAGCTACAACAATGGGTTGCTTCGGTCCGCAACTCGACAAAATTCCTGTGACCGGGGTGGTTAAGCTGGAAGGGCAGCCACTACCCAATGTGGAAGTCACATTCGTCTCCGATTCCAATCCGCTGGCTTTTGGTATTACCGACGAAAACGGTGCCTATACAATGGCCACCCGACGCTATGGTGAAGGGGTTGCCCCTGGCAAGTACATGGTCAAGATCCTGGAAATACCTGCCGGAGCCAACGGCAACCCGGGTACCAAAGTCAAATTTCCCAGCGTTTACAGTCAGAAGGGAGTCGAAGTCGTTACCGTCGCTCAAGATGGCCAAACGGTTTTCGAATTCGATCTGAGTAGTAAGCCACCGAAAAGCAAAGGCAATCACGACGAGACCCAAATTGAGGCGGCTGAAGAATAA
- a CDS encoding DUF1559 domain-containing protein — translation MPSSCLIRRARGFTLVELLVVIAIIGVLISLLLPAVQQAREAARRMQCSNNLKQIGLALHNYHDTYRCFPAAFYRSDNPKLSSRYGPGWGWGTMILPQLEQNSRFDNLPVSTANASDAASILQYSQPFIPAFRCPSAPGGNLNESLPSSSSYPAHGISTYKAVFGTRNMQSTYSDDGDCTFVAGSCPGNYENGFFGPNSKVKLRDITDGTTNTCMIGETPYGITGRKRDDKLVDYRASVWIGLTNNGSSSAGSPSVYHMMSTLRGVQANGYKSQLYLINGVSIYAFGSHHPGGAMFAMGDASVRFITETTEHSIVNNLGQRNDGNVLGEF, via the coding sequence ATGCCTTCCTCTTGCCTTATTCGTCGTGCCCGAGGGTTTACCCTTGTCGAACTTCTAGTGGTCATCGCGATTATTGGCGTGTTGATCTCTTTGCTGTTGCCAGCCGTCCAGCAAGCTCGAGAAGCTGCTCGGCGGATGCAGTGTTCTAACAATTTGAAGCAAATTGGATTAGCACTGCACAACTATCACGACACCTATCGCTGCTTTCCAGCAGCATTCTATCGAAGCGACAATCCAAAACTTTCGTCGCGTTACGGACCGGGCTGGGGCTGGGGAACGATGATCTTGCCACAGTTGGAGCAAAACAGCCGTTTCGATAACCTGCCGGTGAGCACGGCGAATGCTTCGGACGCAGCCAGTATTCTGCAATATTCTCAGCCATTCATTCCCGCGTTTCGCTGTCCGAGTGCTCCGGGAGGGAATCTAAATGAATCGTTACCGAGCTCTTCCTCATATCCTGCTCACGGCATATCAACCTACAAAGCAGTTTTTGGTACGCGTAACATGCAGTCCACCTACAGCGATGATGGTGATTGTACTTTCGTTGCCGGGAGTTGTCCGGGCAACTACGAGAACGGTTTCTTTGGTCCGAACAGCAAGGTCAAGCTGCGCGATATCACCGACGGAACGACGAATACTTGCATGATTGGCGAAACGCCTTACGGGATCACCGGGCGAAAGCGTGATGACAAACTAGTCGATTACCGTGCCTCGGTGTGGATTGGCTTGACGAACAACGGTAGCTCGAGTGCTGGCTCACCGAGTGTCTACCATATGATGAGCACGCTCCGCGGTGTCCAGGCCAACGGTTACAAGAGTCAACTTTATTTGATCAACGGCGTCAGCATCTACGCTTTCGGTTCGCATCATCCAGGCGGTGCGATGTTTGCCATGGGAGATGCCAGTGTTCGTTTCATTACGGAGACGACCGAGCACTCGATCGTTAACAACCTTGGCCAGCGAAACGATGGCAACGTTCTGGGCGAGTTCTAA